A genomic segment from Nicotiana sylvestris chromosome 1, ASM39365v2, whole genome shotgun sequence encodes:
- the LOC138874815 gene encoding uncharacterized protein, whose product MAIFNQTDVNDNTPNVKNVEATVNSVLDPSDPLYLHPSDNPRAMLVSVAFSGIRYRSWRRAVLRGLSVKNKSGFISGECKRLDPQSPKFRQWERCDDIVTSWILNSLSKEISDSVEYVNDAIEL is encoded by the coding sequence ATGGCTATTTTCAATCAAACCGATGTAAATGATAATACTCCAAATGTCAAAAATGTTGAAGCTACTGTCAATTCTGTTCTAGATCCTAGTGATCCTCTCTATCTGCATCCGTCAGATAATCCTAGAGCTATGCTAGTTAGTGTGGCTTTTAGTGGAATTAGATATAGATCCTGGAGGCGTGCAGTTTTGCGTGGCCTTTCTGTCAAAAATAAGAGTGGTTTCATCAGTGGAGAGTGTAAGCGTCTAGATCCCCAATCTCCTAAGTTTAGACAGTGGGAAAGGTGTGATGATATAGTGACTTCTTGGATTCTAAATTCACTCTCAAAGGAAATATCGGATAGTGTAGAATATGTAAATGATGCTATTGAATTATAG